In the genome of Haemophilus pittmaniae, one region contains:
- a CDS encoding phage tail tube protein — MGKQYQGRAFIRIDGAEYPTGDDASLDVGGFTRETVKGSRVYGYQETATEATVECKVFNCADIDIFTLKNMTDGTVEFETDVGQTYLLAGAWTVDAVTLSAKGEISLKIAAVECKRA, encoded by the coding sequence ATGGGCAAACAATACCAAGGTCGCGCTTTCATCCGTATTGATGGTGCAGAATATCCAACAGGTGATGATGCATCGCTAGATGTTGGCGGGTTTACTCGTGAAACGGTAAAAGGGTCGCGGGTATACGGTTATCAAGAGACCGCTACTGAAGCCACCGTAGAATGTAAAGTGTTTAACTGTGCTGATATTGATATTTTCACTTTGAAAAATATGACTGATGGCACAGTAGAATTCGAGACCGATGTCGGACAAACCTATTTGTTGGCGGGGGCTTGGACTGTCGATGCAGTAACACTTTCGGCCAAAGGTGAGATTTCGCTGAAAATTGCCGCAGTAGAATGCAAGCGTGCATAA